The following nucleotide sequence is from Solanum dulcamara chromosome 7, daSolDulc1.2, whole genome shotgun sequence.
CATCACCATCTCTGTCCGGGTCTGAGTAATGTATCTATGCATAGCATTATACCCTAGGGAGTCTCCTAGCACATACACGATCAAAACGCTCTTCCATTTTGCAGTCTCCCTTTCCACCTCTGCTTTGTCTAGCTGAATTACTAATTTCCCATCAATTATCTAGGGTGGGATATAGGAAAGAGCCATGCCATTCGTAACAGATTTATTTTTAGCAAACAGATTAACCTATGATTCAGTCGAAGTCTTACCTTTCTCTTTAGTAGTAGGCAGGGGAATGGTTATTGCTTCATTGATTTGCGTCGCCTCCTCACCTCGCACAACTACTATACCTGGATCTATCCTGATAGTAGTGACCCCCGTACTCAATTGCAGTTGTTTCACCACTCCAGTTGTATTCAAAGCCGAAGTGGATATAACATTACCATTTAGGGTTTCATGACTAGGTGTAGTAACAGGAGTTACCACCGCCTTTGCTTCGGGTTTCAGTCCTGCCCCAATAGCACTTTCGAATGAGATAATATTCTCCTTTCTTAGCCGTCCTTTTCCTTGTCTTCGCCCTCTTGCCATGGTGACACCATCGGCGGAGGTTTAACTAACCTGTGCCGTCAGCAACGAGAGAGAGCATGAAGTGTCACATAATattaatgaatttttaaaatttttcatactCAAAAAGAAATTTTAGAAACTTAGTTCTAACCTTTTCAAATTTGTCACACAATATTAacatttaaatttaataattttatagatACAAAACAAGGCATATACCCTatttggattgatttattttaagtgttaGTCAAAATAGTTTACACCTTTTAGAGCATttgcataaattaaaaaaatgtatataagcacttaatttta
It contains:
- the LOC129896606 gene encoding uncharacterized protein LOC129896606, which gives rise to MARGRRQGKGRLRKENIISFESAIGAGLKPEAKAVVTPVTTPSHETLNGNVISTSALNTTGVVKQLQLSTGVTTIRIDPGIVVVRGEEATQINEAITIPLPTTKEKEKEWQQRKAKGHMKNVWIHLKNLKPQFKKLNQTEYKAVTQRIMQARDNLANIQKQLLIQSTDNLQD